TATGCCTTCAAAAGCCGGGTACCACTGCTAACAGATGTGAGTCGGGCACAAAGCGTTGCTCAATGTAGTGCGCGCAGAAAGCAAAAACCTCCGCACCGGGAAGGTGAAGAGGTTTTTAAATATATAGAATATGATATTATTTAAATTGTCTACACTGCGTCCGACAAGCTGGTAAACGTGAAGTCGCGAATCTTGAGCGGCGGCACCAGGTTGCCGGCCAGCCGCACCGGGCGGCCGATGGCCTCCAGGTTGTTGAGCATAATAATCGGGCTCTCGTTGAAGCGGAAATTCTTGACCGGAAACTTGATAGCGCCGTTTTCGATGTAGAACGTACCGTCGCGCGTCAGGCCCGTAAACAGGAGCGTTTGCGGGTCGACGGGGCGGATATACCACAGGCGCGTGACCAGAATGCCCTTGGCCGTACTCTTGATGAGGTCGGCGGTGCTCTGCGTACCGCCTTCCATGATGAAGCCGCCGGGGCTGGGCAGGTCAGGAATGCCCGATTTCTGCGCCCAGTAGCGCGAGCTGTACAGGTTTTTTACGACGCCCTTCTCAATCCAGGTGGTGCGCTGCTGCGGGCGGCCATCGCCCGAAAAAGTCAGGTCAGGCACCTCGGCGTTGGTGGGGTCCGAATAAATCGTAACGCGCTCATCAAACAGCTTTTCGCCCTTGCGATTGCCGCCGCCCTTCTTGCTCAGGAAGCTGCGGCCTTCGTCGGCGGCGCGGGCGTCGAACGAGCGCATGAGCGCGGCCAGCAGCGAGGCATCGGAGCCCGATACCAGCGCGTTGGGCTCCAGAATGACGGTGTACTTGCCCGGTTCAATCGCCTTGGCGCCCACCGACGACGACGCTTTGCTGGCCGCCACCGCCGTGAGGCGCGCCGCATCGAAATTCTTGATATCCGTGAAGTCGGTAGCCGCGTAGCCCGAGCCCAGGCCATCAAGCGTGCGCACGGTGATGCTGAAATCGAGGTTGGTGGTGCGCTGGTAGGCTTCGAGGCCCTTGGAGTTGCGCTTGGCTACGAAGCCGGCCTGGTCGTTCAGAAAGCCGGCCGACGACAGCTTTTTGCTGTCGCAGTACTGCATGCTGGCCGCCATCTGGCTGGCGCGGTAGTCGGGGGTAATGCCCGCCGTGCTGGCCGCAAACGACAGCGGCGACGACTGATACGTCTGCGGCCCGAGCAGCGGCATGTACTCGGGGCTTTCGGGGGCGAGGCGCGCTATTTCTTCGGCGCGCTGCACGCAGCGGCGCAGGGTGGCGTCGTCAAACTGGTTGCAAGTAGCGGTGCCCGAGCGCTTGCCGAAGTACGAGGTCACGGCCAGCGACACGTTGTCGACGGCGCCGGCCGTGCTGATGGAGTTACGCGCCGAGCGCACGTTGCCTTCGAGGCTGCCGTTGAGCGTCGCGTCGCACTCGTCGGCGGTGCTGAAGCCGATGACCTTCTTGAGAATGTCCTGGGCTTCGGTTTGGGAGAGGATTGCCATACTATATTAATGGGGGAGATTTGAAAATGTGCAGATGTGAAAATGCTTCTGGTCAGCTGCCTGCGGTGGCATTGCTGGCCTTCGCCTTGCTGGAAATGATGATACGCGCTAGCAGGCGGCGCACACTCAGCAGGGTATCGGTGAGTGAGACGGGCGGCGTGGGGTAGTTGGGCGCGTGGGTACAGAGCTGCAGCCAATAGCCCGTTTCCTCGGCTTCCTTAGCGGCGATTTTACACTTATGGATAAAATCTGCTCGGCTCTCCGCGTGCTGCGCTTCGCGCACGTTAGTGCCTACCGAGGTGCCACAGCGTACTAATTGTCGGGCTACCACGTAGTGGCGAGCGCCTTCCAGTTCGCTTACATAAGCCAGTACCGTTAGCGCCAACTGAAAAGAAAGACGGACTACCGCGTTGTCGCTGCCATAAACGGGCAGGCTCGTTTCGGCCACTAGCCATTCGCCTTCCAGCATAGCTGAGTCAACACCCACATTTTTCACATCTTCCACATTTTCACATTTAAAATTTAACCGATTTTGCGCGCCGTATTAATCACATTCACGCCGTTGAAGCGCGTGGTGGCCGAGCCGTGGCTCACGGCCGAGCTTTGGGAGGGCTGGCCCTTGCCGTCGTTGAAGAAGCCCGCGAAGCGGTAGTCGCTCTGGTCGCACGAGCCGGCGCAGGCGCCCCAGAATTCGAGCGTGTTGGTCTGGTAAGCCACGTCTTCGAGCATTTCGGTGATTTTGCCTTTCTCGATGGCGTAGAATACCTGGCCGCCAAACTGCGAGTTGTAGCGCTGCTGGTCGATGCTGAACGAGCCGTTGCCGGCAATGTAGATTCCCTTGTCGACGCCGCTCACCAGCTCATCCACGCTGCGCTTGGTGGCGCTGGGGCGCAAACTCACGTTGGCCATGCGCTGAAACTGCACATCGCGCCACGACTGCGAGTAGCAGCAGCCATCCGAGGCGTTCTGGCCCACGATGGCCGCCTGGTCGCGGATTTTCTGGTAGTCGATGAGCTTGCCCTGGTCGATGAGCGTCCATTCCTTGGTTTTCACGCCTTCGTCGTCGTAGCCCACCGCGCCCAGCGAGTTGTGCTGGAGCTTATCGGCCACGATGGTCACGTTTTTCGAGCCGTAGGGAATGCCCTTCTTGCGCCACTCCAGGGTGGCGAAGCTGGTGCCGGCAAAGTTGGCCTCGTAACCCAGCACGCGGTCGAGCTCGGTGGGGTGGCCCACCGATTCGTGGATGGTCAGGCCCAGGTGGTGCGGGTCCAGGATGAGGTCGTACTTGCCCGGCACCACGCTCTTGCAGGTCAGCTTCTGCTTGGTTTGCTTGGCGGCGCGGGTGGCGTCTTCCAGGATATCGTAGCTGTTTTTGTAGCCGATGACGTCCGAGCCGGCCGGGCCGGCAATCTTGTCGGCGGCCTTGGGCGTGAGGTACTCGTAGCCCATGCCCATCGGCACGCTCAGGCTCTGGCGCGAGCGGAACTTGCCGCTGGCCCGGTCTACCACCGTTACCCCAAACGTGGGCCAGATGCGGTGAATATCCTGGTCGATGTATGAGCCGTCGGTGCTGGCAAAGTACTTCTGCTCATTTACTTGGAACAGCGCTGAGTTTACGAACGAGGCGCCGTTGTCGGTAGCGGCCGCGTTGGCGGCCAGCAGCAAATCGGCCTTCTCCTTGATGGGCACTTCGAAAGCATTTTTCTCAATCGGCGTTTTCCAGGCCACGTCGCCGTAGCCCTTTTGGGGGGCCAGCTTCACGGGCTCCTTCTGCACCTTCGAGTTGGCCTTGGCAATGGCTACCGCGTACTGGGCTGTTTTGGCGATGCCCGCGTCGGTCATGTTATTGGTCGAGGCAAAGCCCCAGGTGCCGTTGGCAATCACCCGGATGCCCACCCCCAGGCTCTCGATATTCGCAATGCCCTGCACCTGCTTTTCGCGGGTGAAAATACTCTGGTTGAGCGTGCGCTGAATGCGGATGTCGGCGTAGGTAGCGCCGGCCGCCCTGGCGGCGTTCAGGGCTACATCGGCCATTCGCTTTTTGGCGGCCACATCGAGGCCTGGCTCCAGCAGCTGCGCCGGGTCTACGTGGTTGCCGGCCAGGCTCGGAAAACCGGGGAGCCACAGGGCTCCGGCGGCGAGGCCGGTGAGGGCGGTAAAGTCGCGTCTGTTCAAGGGAAAGGGAGTAAATGTAGAAAATATTTTAATGTAAAAACTTGAAAATGAGCAGTATAATAGTTGTGGGAGTAGCTGAAACGATAGTCGGTACCAAGCAGCTCATTTCCCACATTTCCACATCGGCCACATTTTCACATTTAAAATTATCCAATCTTGCGCCCCGTATTAATGACGTTCACCGCATTAAAGCGCGAGGTAGCCGAGCCGTGGCTCACGGCCGATACCTGCGAGGGCTGGCCCTTGCCGTCGAAGAACGAGCCGAACAAGCGGTAGTCGCTCTGGTCGCACACGGCCGCGCACGAGTTCCAGAACTCCTGGGTATTGGCCTGGTAGGCTACGTCGTCGAGCATACCGGCAATCTTGCCTTTTTCGATGGCGTAGAACACCTGACCGCCAAACTGAAAGTTATAGCGCTGCTGGTCAATGGAGTAAGAGCCGCGTCCGGCAATATAGATGCCTTTGTCAACCTTGCTGATTAACTCATCCACGCTCATTTTGGCCGCGCCGGGGCGCAGGCTCACGTTGGGCATGCGCTGGAACTGCACCGTGCCCCACGAGTCGGCGTAGCAGCAGCCGTCGGAGGCGGTTTGGCCCACAATGTGCGCCTGGTCGCGGATTTTCTCATAATCCACCAGCTTGCCCTGGTCGATGAGCGTCCACTCCTTGGTTTTCACGCCCTCGTCGTCGTAGCCCACCGCCCCCAGCGAGCCGGGTTGCAGCTTGTCGGCTACAATGGTCACGTTCTTCGAGCCGTAGGGGATATTCTTCTTCTTCCAGTCGAGCGTGGCGAAGCTGGTGCCCGCGTAGTTGGCCTCGTAGCCCAGCACGCGGTCGAGCTCCAGCGGGTGGCCGATGCTCTCGTGAATGGTGAGGCCCAGGTGGTTGGGGTCGAGCACGAGGTCGTACTTGCCGGCCAGCACCGAGGTGGCCGTAAGCTTGGCCTTGGCCTGGCGGGCAGCCAGGGCCGCGTCTTCCAAAATGTCGTAGCTGTTACGGTAGCCCACCAGGCCGGTGCCGGCGGGCCCGGCTACCTTGTCGGCGGCCTGGGGCGCGAGGTACTCGTAGCCCAGGCCCATGGGCGAGCTCAGCGCGTCGCGGGTCTTAAACTTGCCGCTGGCCCGGTCGATGGCCGTGACCGAGAACGTGGGCCAGATGCGGTGCACATCCTGGTCGATGTACGAGCCGTCGGTGCTGGCAAAGTACTTCTGCTCATTAATTTGAAAGAGCGAAGAATTGACGAAGTTGGCCCCGTTGCCGAGCGCGGCGGCGTTGGCGGCCAGCAGCAGGTCGGCCTTCTGGGCTACCGGCACCTCAAAGGCATTCTGTTTGATGGGCGTTTTCCAGCTTACCTCCCCGTAGCCCTTTTGCGGAGCCAGGTTTACCGGCTCTTTCTGAGTTTTGGCGTTGGCTTTGGCCATGGCTACGGCCAGCCGGGCGGCCTGAGCCAGGCCAGCGTCGCTCACGTTGTTGGTAGCGGCGAAGCCCCAGCTGCCACTGGCAATCACGCGC
The sequence above is drawn from the Hymenobacter baengnokdamensis genome and encodes:
- a CDS encoding TldD/PmbA family protein; the protein is MAILSQTEAQDILKKVIGFSTADECDATLNGSLEGNVRSARNSISTAGAVDNVSLAVTSYFGKRSGTATCNQFDDATLRRCVQRAEEIARLAPESPEYMPLLGPQTYQSSPLSFAASTAGITPDYRASQMAASMQYCDSKKLSSAGFLNDQAGFVAKRNSKGLEAYQRTTNLDFSITVRTLDGLGSGYAATDFTDIKNFDAARLTAVAASKASSSVGAKAIEPGKYTVILEPNALVSGSDASLLAALMRSFDARAADEGRSFLSKKGGGNRKGEKLFDERVTIYSDPTNAEVPDLTFSGDGRPQQRTTWIEKGVVKNLYSSRYWAQKSGIPDLPSPGGFIMEGGTQSTADLIKSTAKGILVTRLWYIRPVDPQTLLFTGLTRDGTFYIENGAIKFPVKNFRFNESPIIMLNNLEAIGRPVRLAGNLVPPLKIRDFTFTSLSDAV
- a CDS encoding four helix bundle protein, with the translated sequence MEDVKNVGVDSAMLEGEWLVAETSLPVYGSDNAVVRLSFQLALTVLAYVSELEGARHYVVARQLVRCGTSVGTNVREAQHAESRADFIHKCKIAAKEAEETGYWLQLCTHAPNYPTPPVSLTDTLLSVRRLLARIIISSKAKASNATAGS
- a CDS encoding TldD/PmbA family protein is translated as MNRRDFTALTGLAAGALWLPGFPSLAGNHVDPAQLLEPGLDVAAKKRMADVALNAARAAGATYADIRIQRTLNQSIFTREKQVQGIANIESLGVGIRVIANGTWGFASTNNMTDAGIAKTAQYAVAIAKANSKVQKEPVKLAPQKGYGDVAWKTPIEKNAFEVPIKEKADLLLAANAAATDNGASFVNSALFQVNEQKYFASTDGSYIDQDIHRIWPTFGVTVVDRASGKFRSRQSLSVPMGMGYEYLTPKAADKIAGPAGSDVIGYKNSYDILEDATRAAKQTKQKLTCKSVVPGKYDLILDPHHLGLTIHESVGHPTELDRVLGYEANFAGTSFATLEWRKKGIPYGSKNVTIVADKLQHNSLGAVGYDDEGVKTKEWTLIDQGKLIDYQKIRDQAAIVGQNASDGCCYSQSWRDVQFQRMANVSLRPSATKRSVDELVSGVDKGIYIAGNGSFSIDQQRYNSQFGGQVFYAIEKGKITEMLEDVAYQTNTLEFWGACAGSCDQSDYRFAGFFNDGKGQPSQSSAVSHGSATTRFNGVNVINTARKIG
- a CDS encoding TldD/PmbA family protein is translated as MKRRDFVGLTGLATGALLLPNFPGFGGTLVDPARLLEPGLDVAQKKRLADVALNAAKSAGASYADVRIGRYLNQSIFTREKQVQNIASGESFGAGVRVIASGSWGFAATNNVSDAGLAQAARLAVAMAKANAKTQKEPVNLAPQKGYGEVSWKTPIKQNAFEVPVAQKADLLLAANAAALGNGANFVNSSLFQINEQKYFASTDGSYIDQDVHRIWPTFSVTAIDRASGKFKTRDALSSPMGLGYEYLAPQAADKVAGPAGTGLVGYRNSYDILEDAALAARQAKAKLTATSVLAGKYDLVLDPNHLGLTIHESIGHPLELDRVLGYEANYAGTSFATLDWKKKNIPYGSKNVTIVADKLQPGSLGAVGYDDEGVKTKEWTLIDQGKLVDYEKIRDQAHIVGQTASDGCCYADSWGTVQFQRMPNVSLRPGAAKMSVDELISKVDKGIYIAGRGSYSIDQQRYNFQFGGQVFYAIEKGKIAGMLDDVAYQANTQEFWNSCAAVCDQSDYRLFGSFFDGKGQPSQVSAVSHGSATSRFNAVNVINTGRKIG